The genomic interval AAGATAGAAAACTTACTGATGAAGAAATTGATTATGAATATATTGATTTACTTGTAACAGAAACTCTTGAAAATTTAAAAGATGATGTCTGCACTTGTGAAACAGATTGTGGAGTAGCAGATTGCTGTGGAACAAGGGTCGAGAAAAACTTAAAGAAAGTTTATCAAATAGCACTATATATGTTAAGAGATGGAATTCTTTATGAGGATTTAACTCAAGAAGGAGTTATTGGCTTGATAAAGGCTCATGAACTTTTTGAAGATGATAAAGATTTCAAGCTATATAAAGACTACTATATAGCAAGAGCTATGTTTAACTATATAGAAAGCTATGCTAACTATAGAAAAACAGCTTTTAAAGAATATGCAGAATATGAAATTCATAAAGAAAATCATCCTAAAATTTCTTTAAAGGATAAAAGCAAATCTGAAGAATTAAAGAAATTAGAAAAAGAGAACAAAGAAAAACATATAGAGGAAATGAAACAATTAGAAAAGAGAGCAGAATATCAATTTGACTATTTAAATTTAAAATACAGATTAGGTGAAAGAGAGATAGAAGCTATAAGTCTATATTTTGGTTTAGATGGACATAAGAGAAAGAACTTTTCTGAAATACAAAATATTATGAAAATAGATAGTGATAGTTTAGATAAAATTGTAAAAGATGCTTTATTTAAATTATCAGTTGTAGATGAAAAGGTTGAGTTATGATAACTAGAGATATTATAAACATATTAGAAAAGAAATTTCCAAAAATAAATGCAGAAGAATGGGATAATGTAGGACTTCTTGTAGGAGACTATGATAAAGAAGTTAAAAAAATACAATTCTCTATAGATGCAAGTTTGGAAGTTATAGAAAATGCAATAAAAGAAAAAGTTGATATGATAATAACTCATCATCCATTTATCTTTAAAGCGATAAAAAGTATTAATGAGCAAGATATTCTATCTAAAAAAATTAGAATGTTAATAAGAAATGATATAAATATTTATTCTATACATACGAATTTAGATTCATCTGTGTCTGGATTAAATGATTATGTGCTTGAGAAATTAGGTTATACAGATTATAAAATTTTAGACTATGATGAAGAGAAAAATTGTGGTATAGGTAGAATTTTTAAATTAGATGAAGAAAAAGATTTAAAAAAATTTATAGAAGAGCTTAAACTAAAATTACAAATTTCTAATCTAAGAGTTATAAGCAATGATTTAAATAAAAAAATAAAAAAAGTAGCTCTTATAAATGGTTCAGCCATGAGTTATTGGAGAAAAGCTAAAAAAGAAAAAATTGATTTATTTATTACTGGAGATGTGGGCTATCATGATGCACTTGATGCAAGAGAAAGTGGACTGGCTGTAATTGATTTTGGTCATTATGAAAGTGAACACTTCTTCCATGAAGTTTTAATAAAAGAATTGAAGGATACAAATTTAGAATTTTTAGTTTATAATCCTGAACCAGTATTTAAGTTCTGCTAAAGAATGATATGGAGAAAGTATGAAAAAAATAATAATTACATTTTTATTTCTAATATCTTCAGTATTTAGTTTTGCAACTATAAACGACAATCTTAATATTTTAAAAGATGAGGAAAAAGTTGAAATTAATGAAAAGGTTGATGAAATAAAAAAAGAAAAAGATTTAACGGTATTTGTAAATACCTTATCTATGGATGTTGGTTTTGCAGTTTCAGATCCTGAAAGAGCATTGATATTAAATATAAAAAAAGGAGATAAAGAAACTTACAAGGTTGAGTTATCTTTCAGTAAAGATATAGATGTCGATGATTATCAAGATGATATTAATACTACTTTGACTGATGCAGCACCATTATTGGAAAGAAAAGAATATGGAAAATATATTCTAACTGTTCTTGATGGAGCTAGTTCAGTTCTACAGGAAGTTAATATTGAAACTTTAAATCAAATGACTATGACAAAAGAACAAGAAAATGGAACTAGTACTCCTATTATGATAGCAGCTTTTGTTATAATAATCTTGTTTATTGTCTATAAGATGTATGCAGCATACAAAGATAAGAGTAATCAAGAAGAAGATGATGACTAATAATTAATTAGGTATTCGAGTTAATCGCTACTTTATGCAGAGGAAAGTCCGAGCTCCACAGAGCAAAAGGGTAGCTAACGGCTACTAAAAGTAATTTTAAGGAAAGTGCCACAGAAAACAAACCGCCATTTTGGTAAGGGTGAAAAGGTAGTGTAAGAGACTACCAGTTTTTTAGGAAACTAAAAAAGCTTGGTAAACCCCCTTTGGAGCAAGACTAAGTAAGAAAGTTATAGGAGTTGCTCGCTCTCTTTCGTGGTAAGTCGCTAGAGATTATAAGAGATTATAATTCGAGAAAAATGATTAACAAATACAAAACTCGGCTTATTGAATGCCTAATAATATATTATATAAAAAAACCACTAGATGAAAAATCAGTGGTTTTTTTATATTTAATTGATTTTGCTATTTCTAAATTCTGTTATATATCTTTTGTGTTTCGCAATAAGCTCAAGAATTTTTATTTTTGAAAATTTTGTTCTTTTTGATTTATAAATTAGAGAAATAAAATCTGAAAATTGAGAAAAAATATTAATTTGATTTTCTTTATTGTGTATCTTTAGTTTAAATTCTTTTAACTTTTTTGAAAATTCTTCATCATTCTCACTTACTTCTAATTTAGCAAGCATTTTAGATAATAGAGGATGAATTTCCTTTTCTTCAAGTATATTTTTCTCAATTTCAAAAGCTAAATCTCTTTTCAAATCATCTAAACTCATATATACAGAATATATTGGTGCAACAGAACATCCAAGTTCTTTTGCAATATTCTTTGCTGTAACAGCATCAGAACCTTCTTTCTTAAAGAGTTTTATAGCAGCTTCTAGTATCATTTCCTTCGTATAAGCACATTTTCTAGCCATAGTAGTCCTCCCTTTAGAAAAATCCTACTGTTATTTTATACCATTTTTTAGAAATAATCAATATTTAATTATTAAAATTTTTGTCTATAAAATCTTTGATTAACAAAAAGTCTGTTTCATTAGGATGAGCATCAGCTTCTAAAATAATTTCCTTCATATTAGGAACAAATTTATGAATAATATTTAAAGGAAATTTAGTAAATTTTTCTTGTAAGTCTTCAGATACTCTACCTCTTGCTAAAACTCCATCAACAAAATTATTCCTTTTAGAACAAAGCTTTGTAAGGTTATTAAAACATTTTTTAGCATGTTCAGATGTTAAAGAAGCAGCTAAAGTTCCTATAAAAAATAAATTTTTGTTAGCTAAAGTATTAATGAATCTTTTAGCTTCTGCATTAGCATTAGCCTTATCTATCCAAGTTCCTACAATTATATTCTCAAATTCATCTAAGTTTATACTATCTTTTTCTTTAACGGGAATAATCAGCTTTTCCCCATTTATATATTCAAATGCTTTTTCACATACCAATTTTGTATTTCCAGTTTCTGATGAATAAATTATTAAAGTTTTCATTTCATACCTCTTTCCTTTTTCCTTTATATTTCTAATACAGTAAAAAATAGTTCGTTACTGAGTAGATTTTAGAAAATTTTCTTTGAAAGCTTTAAATAATTTTTAGTTATATATAACGATTACTTGCCAGCCTATAATGTTTCTAGAGCTCCACAAAGGCTCTTTCAACATTATAGGACGTCACAGTAATCTTATTGAAAACTATTAGTTATTTAGTCAAAGAAAATTTCTAATGATTAATTGCAATGTAACGAACTATTTTTATTAACTTAATAGTTAAATTCTAAATACTTCATTGCAGATAGAAAGTGTAGACTCTCTATGTGATACCAAAATAACAGTTTTATCCTTAGCCTCATCAACTAATGATTTTAAAATTATAGCTTCATTTAATATATCTAAATTAGAAGTTGGCTCATCTAGTAGGAAAAATTCTCTATTTGCTAAAAAGGCTCTTGCAAGACCAATTCTTTGTTTTTCACCACCAGAAAAGTTTTTTCCACCTTCCTCAACTATGCTATCTAACTTATCTGGCAAAGACATAACATAGTCATAAAATGAAGCTTTCTTCAAAGCAATATAGATTTCTTCATCAGTGGCATCTGCTTTTGCAACTAATAAATTATCTCTAATATTTCCAATAAATAAGCTAGTAGATTGTGTCATATAGTTAAATTTTTGATAGAGTTCTTTTAAAGGAAGAGACTTTACATCCTTTTTATCTAAAATAATTTTACCTGAATCTACGTCCCAGAATCTCATAATTAATTTTAAAAGTGTAGATTTTCCACAGCCACTTGCTCCCATAATCCCCGTTAATTGACCTTTTTTTATTTTTAAAGAAAAATCTTTTAAAATTTTATTATCACTATTTGTATAACTGTAAGAAATATTATCTATATTTATGTCATCTCTTTCTGAAATATCTTCAATTGAAAGAGAGATATTATCCATTACAGCAGGTTTTTCGTCCATCAGATTTAAAACTCTTTCTCCAGAAGCAAAAGTTTGAGCAAGTATATTTCCAAGAGCAGCCAAGTTTATATAAGGAGCAAAACTACCTACTTGTAAAACTCCTGCTAAGATACTAGCTTCAATACTTACCAAGCCTTTTGAAACTAAAGAAATACTTAAAAGTAATTGAGCTATAGAAAGTATTATTATTGCTGAGTCTACCATCATTTGAACTTCAGAAGCTTTATTTCTTAAGTCTTTTTGATTTTCTCCCAGAGATGAAGTGATTTCATCTATTTTCTTTAAAACTTTTTTACCTTGAGAATATTGAATAATTTCTCTTATACCTTTTAATTTATCTAAAAATTCATCATTTAATTTTCCTAGTTTAGCTCTAACTTCTATACCAGATTTTGCAGATCTCTTATGAGCTATATATGGAATTACAATTCCTACAATAAATTGAGCAAATAGCATATATAGTGCATAGACATAGTTTAATTGAAAGAAATATAAGAACAAGAAAATACTTGTAATAGTTGCAATTAAAACAGGTGAGATAGTATGAGCATAGAAAACTTCTAAAAGCTCAATATCTGATGTTATCATAGAAATTAAATTTCCTTGATTTTTATTTTCCATTTTAGCAGGAGCAAGTTTTCTCATAATTTTAAATAATTTAACTCTAATATTTGCTAAGATATGAAAAGCTATATAGTGATTAGCAAATTGTTCTAAGTAATGTAATATAGCTCTAAAAAATCCACAGAACATCATTGCATAAAAATATGTTTGAGTTGAATAGCCACCTAGAAAAACATATTTAAGGCTATCTTTTGTGCTAGGGATAACACTAAGAAAGGCATAAGCTCCAAAAAGTGTTATACAAAAGGAAAAAATAAAACCAATTACACCTGTAGATACTGCAATAGTCATAAATTTCCAAAGAGAGTCTAAAAGTTTTAATAAGTTAAATACTATATTAAAAGTTGATCTATTTTTCATTTGTTTCACCTCTCTTTGTTAAATAGCTTTCCAATTCTTCCTGATGTTTGTACATATTGTAATAAAGTTCTTTTTTTGCATACAAATCATTATGTTTTCCACTTTCAATAACTCTTCCCTTATCCATAACATAGATACAATCAGCATTTTTAATAGCAGGTAATCTATGACTTATATAGATAACAGTTTTTTCTTTAGATAAAGAATGTATTATGTTTAAAATAATTTCTTCTGATTCAATATCTATATTTGAAGTAGCTTCATCAAATATATAGACAGAGGCATCATATAGTAATGCTCTTGCAAGAGCAACTCTCTGTGCTTGTCCACCAGATAGATTTTTACCTTGACTTTCTAAAATAGTATCCAGTCCCTTAGCTTTTGAGAAAATATCCCATAGCTTAACAGTTTTAAGAACTTCTACCATAGTTTCATCTGACAAGTTTTCGTTTGCCATACTTAGATTATCTCTAACTGTTCCTGAAAATATATGAGAATCATGAGTAATTTTTAGAATATTTTTAATTTTATCTTCTAACTTAATATTATGTATATCAATATCATCAACAAAGATTTCATTTTCATTCGATTTTAATTCACCAGCTAATACAGAAACCAATGTAGATTTTCCACAACCTGAATGTCCTACAACAGCTGTTAAGTTACCTTTTTTAAAAGTCATATTTATATCTTTTAAAGATTGAGTACCATCTGGATACGCGAAACTTAAGTTAGATACCTTAAATTCTCTTTCATTTTTAAACTCTTTATCCCCTATTGAATTTCTTTCAGGAGAATCAATGAATGAAATTATATTTTCTGCTGCTGATACACCTGTCATAGCAACATGAAAAAGTGAAGTCAAAGTTCTCATCGGTATAAAAAATTCAGGTGCAAGCATAAAGATAAATAACATTGGGAATAAGCCTAAACTTCCATCTATAAATAATTTAATAGAAGTTATTATTGCAAGTATAGTACCTGCATAGATAATCCAATTTATTACTGCAATAGACAGAAGTTGCATTTTAAGTACTCTCATAGTTTCAACTCTAAATTCTTCTGACATCTTAGCAATCTCTTCTTCTCTTTTTTCATCTGTCCCATATATTTTAAGGGTAGTCAAACCTTGTAAACTATCTAAAAATAAAGTTCCTACATTCATATATTTAGCAAAATATTTTTTTTGAATTTTTTTTACTTTATTCAAGATAATATATAGTGACATAGGGATAGCCAAAGAAAAAATAAGTAAAATAAAAGCGATTTTCAAATTAAAATATGCTATTGAAAAAAATAAGATAAAACTAGAGACAATACAGTAGAAGAATTGAGTTAAGAAACCTCCAAAATATACTTCTAATTGTTCTACATTGTCAACTGATAAATGTATCAATTCTTGTGTTTTAAAAAGTTGAGAGTAAGCTAAACCAAGTTTTAAAGTCTTTTCAAATATAAGCTTTCTTAGATTTCTTTTTACATCTACAACTAAAGAGCCTAACATATGGGCAACTTTAATCGTTGAAAACTGTCTTATAAGAACTATAATTAATATTGAAATAATTATGTATTTATAAGAAAATGAGAAGTCTCTATTGATTAAACTTACTAACAAAAAAGCAAAGATAAAATAAAAAAATATATTAGCAATAAGTTTTACACAAGATAAAAAAGTTGTTATTGATATATATTTCTTTATATTTCCTGAAAAATTATATAATCTTTTATCGATCATAATAAATAAGTCCTTTCTTCGTTTATTTTTCTTTTATCTAAATTTAAAAAGGATTATTTTATTTGTCAATAGAAATTTTTGAAATATTATTTTTTAAGTATAAAAGTAATGTAAATTCATTTTTCTATGATATAATATCTAAGTATAAAACTAATATTCAAAGGGATAATATGAAAGATAATATCGCATTAATCGGGTTTATGGGAAGTGGGAAGACAACTATAGGTAAACTTCTCGCAAAAACTATGGAAATGAAATTTGTAGATATAGATAAAATAATAGAAGCCACTGAAAAAAAATCGATAAATGATATTTTTAAAGAAAAAGGGCAAATATATTTTAGAGATTTAGAAAGAGAAATAATTTTACAAGAATCTTCTAGAAATAACTGTGTTATTGCAACTGGGGGAGGTTCTATTTTAGATAATGAGAATGTAAAAAGTTTGCAAGAAACCTCTTTTATTGTTTTTTTAGATGCAAGTATAGAATGCTTATATTTACGTCTAAAAGATAATACAACTCGTCCAATTTTAAATGATGCCGAGGATAAAAAACAGCTGATAGAGGAGTTATTAGAAAAAAGAAAATTTCTATATCAAATATCTGCGAATTTTATAATACACATAGATGAAAACACCAGTATCTATGAAACTGTAGATAAGATAAAAGAAAGTTATATAAATTCTTAAAAGAGGTGATTTTATGGTAAATGGAAATACTTCAGGTTTGAAGGAACATATTTTAAATAGTTTAGATGAATTATACAATTCAAAAATAGAAAAAGGGAAAATAATAAATCAAGAGATTATAGATTATATTGCTGAAGTTAGTAATAAAATTAACAGAGAAATAAATATAGCTATGGATAGAAGTGGTAATGTGATAGATATTTCGATAGGAGACAGTAGTACAGTAAATCTTCCTGTTGTTCCTGTCTATGATAGAAGACTATCAGGAGTGAGAATAGTTCATACTCACCCAGGTGGAAATCCACATCTTTCTTCTGTAGATATTTCAGCACTTATTAAATTGAAATTAGATTGCATAGTTTCTATTGGTGTAAGTGACGAAGGTGTAACAGGCTATGAAGTTGCAGTATGTTCTATACTTAATGATGAATTAACTTATGATAGAACTTTAGTTAAAAGTTTAGATGATTTTGATTATTTAGATGCTATAAAAGAAGTTGAAGAAGCACTTAGAAAAAGAAACATAACTGAAGATGATAAAGAATATGCACTTTTAATAGGTATAGATGATGAAATTTATTTAGATGAGTTAGAAGAGTTAGCCTCTGCCTGTGATGTAGAAGTTGTAGGGAAATTTTTTCAAAAGAGAAGTAAGCCAGATCCATTATTTCTAATTGGTTCTGGAAAAATTCAAGAATTAGCTTTATTTAGACAAATTAGAAAGGCGAATCTTTTAATTTTTGATGAAGAGCTAAGTGGACTACAATTAAAAATGATAGAGGAAGTAACTGGTTGTA from Fusobacterium pseudoperiodonticum carries:
- a CDS encoding amino acid ABC transporter ATP-binding/permease protein; the encoded protein is MKNRSTFNIVFNLLKLLDSLWKFMTIAVSTGVIGFIFSFCITLFGAYAFLSVIPSTKDSLKYVFLGGYSTQTYFYAMMFCGFFRAILHYLEQFANHYIAFHILANIRVKLFKIMRKLAPAKMENKNQGNLISMITSDIELLEVFYAHTISPVLIATITSIFLFLYFFQLNYVYALYMLFAQFIVGIVIPYIAHKRSAKSGIEVRAKLGKLNDEFLDKLKGIREIIQYSQGKKVLKKIDEITSSLGENQKDLRNKASEVQMMVDSAIIILSIAQLLLSISLVSKGLVSIEASILAGVLQVGSFAPYINLAALGNILAQTFASGERVLNLMDEKPAVMDNISLSIEDISERDDINIDNISYSYTNSDNKILKDFSLKIKKGQLTGIMGASGCGKSTLLKLIMRFWDVDSGKIILDKKDVKSLPLKELYQKFNYMTQSTSLFIGNIRDNLLVAKADATDEEIYIALKKASFYDYVMSLPDKLDSIVEEGGKNFSGGEKQRIGLARAFLANREFFLLDEPTSNLDILNEAIILKSLVDEAKDKTVILVSHRESTLSICNEVFRI
- a CDS encoding flavodoxin family protein, whose protein sequence is MKTLIIYSSETGNTKLVCEKAFEYINGEKLIIPVKEKDSINLDEFENIIVGTWIDKANANAEAKRFINTLANKNLFFIGTLAASLTSEHAKKCFNNLTKLCSKRNNFVDGVLARGRVSEDLQEKFTKFPLNIIHKFVPNMKEIILEADAHPNETDFLLIKDFIDKNFNN
- a CDS encoding sigma-70 family RNA polymerase sigma factor, yielding MKLFSLEKYLLKNLDMTEEDFKKLVLDISEPLELELPEDRKLTDEEIDYEYIDLLVTETLENLKDDVCTCETDCGVADCCGTRVEKNLKKVYQIALYMLRDGILYEDLTQEGVIGLIKAHELFEDDKDFKLYKDYYIARAMFNYIESYANYRKTAFKEYAEYEIHKENHPKISLKDKSKSEELKKLEKENKEKHIEEMKQLEKRAEYQFDYLNLKYRLGEREIEAISLYFGLDGHKRKNFSEIQNIMKIDSDSLDKIVKDALFKLSVVDEKVEL
- a CDS encoding shikimate kinase, encoding MKDNIALIGFMGSGKTTIGKLLAKTMEMKFVDIDKIIEATEKKSINDIFKEKGQIYFRDLEREIILQESSRNNCVIATGGGSILDNENVKSLQETSFIVFLDASIECLYLRLKDNTTRPILNDAEDKKQLIEELLEKRKFLYQISANFIIHIDENTSIYETVDKIKESYINS
- a CDS encoding ABC transporter ATP-binding protein/permease, translating into MIDKRLYNFSGNIKKYISITTFLSCVKLIANIFFYFIFAFLLVSLINRDFSFSYKYIIISILIIVLIRQFSTIKVAHMLGSLVVDVKRNLRKLIFEKTLKLGLAYSQLFKTQELIHLSVDNVEQLEVYFGGFLTQFFYCIVSSFILFFSIAYFNLKIAFILLIFSLAIPMSLYIILNKVKKIQKKYFAKYMNVGTLFLDSLQGLTTLKIYGTDEKREEEIAKMSEEFRVETMRVLKMQLLSIAVINWIIYAGTILAIITSIKLFIDGSLGLFPMLFIFMLAPEFFIPMRTLTSLFHVAMTGVSAAENIISFIDSPERNSIGDKEFKNEREFKVSNLSFAYPDGTQSLKDINMTFKKGNLTAVVGHSGCGKSTLVSVLAGELKSNENEIFVDDIDIHNIKLEDKIKNILKITHDSHIFSGTVRDNLSMANENLSDETMVEVLKTVKLWDIFSKAKGLDTILESQGKNLSGGQAQRVALARALLYDASVYIFDEATSNIDIESEEIILNIIHSLSKEKTVIYISHRLPAIKNADCIYVMDKGRVIESGKHNDLYAKKELYYNMYKHQEELESYLTKRGETNEK
- a CDS encoding Nif3-like dinuclear metal center hexameric protein; this encodes MITRDIINILEKKFPKINAEEWDNVGLLVGDYDKEVKKIQFSIDASLEVIENAIKEKVDMIITHHPFIFKAIKSINEQDILSKKIRMLIRNDINIYSIHTNLDSSVSGLNDYVLEKLGYTDYKILDYDEEKNCGIGRIFKLDEEKDLKKFIEELKLKLQISNLRVISNDLNKKIKKVALINGSAMSYWRKAKKEKIDLFITGDVGYHDALDARESGLAVIDFGHYESEHFFHEVLIKELKDTNLEFLVYNPEPVFKFC
- a CDS encoding TetR/AcrR family transcriptional regulator, coding for MARKCAYTKEMILEAAIKLFKKEGSDAVTAKNIAKELGCSVAPIYSVYMSLDDLKRDLAFEIEKNILEEKEIHPLLSKMLAKLEVSENDEEFSKKLKEFKLKIHNKENQINIFSQFSDFISLIYKSKRTKFSKIKILELIAKHKRYITEFRNSKIN